In Oryza brachyantha chromosome 2, ObraRS2, whole genome shotgun sequence, a single window of DNA contains:
- the LOC102714812 gene encoding protein argonaute 1A isoform X2: MMRKRRTEPRDVGESSGTQQTTGGPGRGATQRPERAQQHGGGGWQPANPQYSQHAGRGGGQHQGRGGRYQGRGGPTPQQPGGNPVEYQAHDYYGRGGQRQGGMPQHRSGSGGRGFPASPSRTVPELHQASQVQYQAAVVTPSPSRTGPSSLPDEVSTDEVQQQFQELAIQGQSSTSQAIQPAPPSSKSVRFPLRPGKGTFGDRCIVKANHFFAELPDKDLHQYDVSITPEVPSRGVNRAVIGEIVTQYRQSHLGGRLPVYDGRKSLYTAGPLPFTSRTFDVILQDEEESPGVGQGTQRRERQFRVVIKFAARADLHHLAMFLSGRQADAPQEALQVLDIVLRELPTARYSPVARSFYSPNLGRRQQLGDGLESWRGFYQSVRPTQMGLSLNIDMSSTAFIEPLPVIDFVAQLLNRDISARPLSDADRVKIKKALRGVKVEVTHRGNMRRKYRISGLTSQATRELSFPIDSHGTVKTVVQYFQETYGFNIKHTTLPCLQVGNQQRPNYLPMEVCKIVEGQRYSKRLNEKQITALLKVTCQRPQDRELDILQTVHHNAYHQDPYAQEFGIRIDERLASVEARVLPPPWLKYHDSGREKDVLPRIGQWNMMNKKMVNGGRVNHWTCINFSRHVQDNAARSFCRELAIMCQISGMDFSVDPVLPPVTARPEHVERALKARYQDAMNILKAQGGELDLLIAILPDNNGSLYGDLKRICETDLGLVSQCCLTKHVFKMSKQYLANVALKINVKVGGRNTVLVDALTRRIPLVSDRPTIIFGADVTHPHPGEDSSPSIAAVVASQDWPEVTKYAGLVSAQAHRQELIQDLFKVWKDPQRGTISGGMIRELLISFKRSTGQKPQRIIFYRDGVSEGQFYQVLFYELDAIRKACASLEADYQPPVTFVVVQKRHHTRLFANNHKDQRTVDRSGNILPGTVVDSKICHPTEFDFYLCSHAGIQGTSRPAHYHVLWDENKFTADGLQTLTNNLCYTYARCTRSVSIVPPAYYAHLAAFRARFYMEPDTSDSGSMASGAHTRGGGPPPGARGGKAAGNVAVRPLPDLKENVKRVMFYC, from the exons ATGATGAGAAAGAGAAGAACTGAACCCCGTGATGTTGGGGAAAGTTCCGGAACTCAGCAAACCACTGGAGGCCCTGGACGGGGTGCAACACAACGACCAGAGAGAGCTCAACAGCATGGAGGTGGTGGTTGGCAACCTGCGAATCCTCAATATTCTCAACATGCTGGTCGTGGTGGTGGACAACACCAGGGACGTGGTGGACGTTACCAGGGTCGTGGAGGGCCAACACCACAACAACCGGGTGGTAATCCAGTTGAATATCAAGCACATGACTACTATGGCCGTGGTGGCCAACGGCAAGGAGGAATGCCACAACACAGGAGTGGCAGTGGTGGACGTGGATTTCCTGCCAGTCCATCAAGAACAGTTCCCGAGCTGCACCAAGCCTCACAAGTCCAGTACCAAGCTGCGGTGGTTACACCGTCACCATCAAGAACTGGCCCATCTTCGCTGCCTGATGAGGTCAGCACCGATGAAGTCCAACAACAGTTTCAAGAACTTGCTATCCAGGGTCAAAGCTCCACTAGCCAGGCCATTCAACCTGCACCACCGTCGAGCAAATCCGTGAGATTCCCATTGCGCCCTGGCAAGGGTACGTTTGGTGATCGGTGCATCGTTAAAGCAAACCATTTCTTTGCTGAACTTCCTGACAAAGACCTTCATCAGTATGAT GTGTCTATAACTCCGGAGGTTCCTTCGCGTGGTGTCAATCGTGCTGTCATTGGCGAAATTGTAACACAGTATAGGCAGTCTCACTTGGGTGGGCGTCTTCCAGTTTATGATGGAAGGAAGAGCTTATACACAGCTGGTCCATTACCATTTACTTCTAGGACCTTTGACGTTATTCTGCAGGATGAAGAAGAGAGCCCTGGTGTTGGGCAAGGCACACAGAG GCGTGAGAGACAATTTAGGGTCGTGATCAAATTTGCTGCACGCGCTGATCTCCACCACTTAGCCATGTTTTTATCTGGGAGGCAAGCGGATGCTCCTCAAGAAGCTCTTCAAGTTCTTGACATTGTTCTACGTGAATTGCCCACTGCAAG GTATTCTCCAGTTGCAAGGTCATTCTATTCGCCAAACTTAGGGAGGCGCCAACAGCTTGGTGACGGCTTGGAAAGTTGGCGTGGTTTTTACCAAAGCGTACGACCCACACAGATGGGACTTTCACTGAATATTG ATATGTCATCTACAGCATTCATCGAGCCTCTACCTGTGATTGATTTTGTTGCACAGCTTTTGAACAGAGACATCTCAGCTAGACCGTTATCTGATGCTGATCGTGTTAAG ATCAAGAAGGCCTTACGAGGTGTAAAGGTTGAGGTGACACATAGAGGCAATATGCGCAGGAAGTATCGCATTTCTGGCCTTACCTCACAAGCAACGCGAGAGTTGTC CTTCCCCATTGATAGTCATGGTACTGTGAAGACGGTGGTGCAATACTTCCAGGAGACATATGGCTTCAACATTAAGCACACCACTTTACCTTGCTTGCAAGTGGGGAATCAACAAAGGCCAAATTATCTACCAATGGAG GTCTGTAAGATTGTTGAGGGACAGCGTTACTCAAAAAGACTAAATGAGAAGCAGATAACTGCTCTTCTTAAAGTGACCTGCCAGCGCCCTCAAGATCGTGAGCTGGACATTTTACAG ACTGTGCATCACAATGCATACCATCAGGATCCATATGCGCAGGAGTTTGGCATAAGGATTGATGAGCGACTTGCTTCGGTTGAAGCTCGTGTTCTACCTCCCCCCTGG CTCAAGTACCATGACAGTGGCAGAGAGAAGGATGTCTTGCCAAGAATTGGCCAATGGAACATGATGAATAAG AAAATGGTCAATGGTGGCAGAGTTAACCACTGGACGTGCATCAATTTTTCTCGGCATGTCCAAGATAATGCTGCGAGAAGTTTCTGTCGCGAGCTTGCTATTATGTGCCAAATATCTGGCATG GACTTTTCAGTTGATCCCGTGCTTCCTCCAGTAACTGCAAGACCTGAGCATGTAGAAAGAGCACTCAAAGCACGCTATCAAGATGCCATGAATATACTGAAAGCACAGGGTGGGGAGCTTGACCTACTGATTGCAATATTGCCTGACAATAATGGGTCTCTTTATG GTGATCTCAAAAGAATATGTGAGACTGATCTTGGGTTGGTCTCGCAATGCTGTCTTACGAAGCATGTTTTTAAGATGAGCAAACAATATTTGGCAAATGTTGCCCTTAAAATCAATGTTAAG GTAGGAGGAAGAAATACTGTACTTGTTGATGCTTTGACAAGGAGAATCCCCCTAGTTAGTGATCGGCCAACTATCATATTTGGTGCTGATGTTACGCATCCTCATCCTGGAGAAGATTCTAGCCCTTCCATTGCAGCT GTTGTTGCGTCTCAAGACTGGCCTGAGGTCACTAAATATGCTGGGTTAGTGAGTGCACAGGCCCATCGTCAGGAGTTGATACAGGACCTTTTCAAAGTATGGAAAGATCCGCAAAGAGGGACTATAAGTGGTGGAATGATCAG AGAGCTTCTCATTTCTTTCAAGAGGTCAACTGGACAGAAGCCACAAAGGATTATATTTTACAg GGATGGTGTCAGTGAAGGACAGTTCTATCAGGTTCTGTTCTATGAGCTTGATGCTATTAGAAAA GCGTGTGCATCTTTGGAAGCTGATTATCAGCCGCCTGTTACCTTTGTGGTGGTCCAGAAGCGTCATCATACACGGCTGTTTGCTAATAACCACAAGGACCAACGCACTGTTGATAGAAGTGGAAATATACTACCGG GCACCGTGGTTGATTCTAAGATATGCCATCCTACTGAATTTGATTTCTACCTCTGTAGCCATGCTGGCATTCAG GGAACAAGTCGCCCTGCACATTATCATGTTCTGTGGGATGAGAACAAATTTACTGCTGATGGTTTGCAAACTCTGACAAACAACCTGTGCTACAC CTATGCCAGGTGCACCCGTTCTGTATCAATTG TTCCTCCTGCATACTATGCCCATCTTGCGGCTTTTCGAGCTCGATTTTACATGGAGCCGGATACTTCAGATAGTGGGTCGATGGCGAGTGGTGCCCATACCCGTGGTGGTGGCCCCCCTCCTGGTGCACGCGGCGGCAAGGCTGCTGGGAATGTTGCTGTAAGGCCGCTTCCTGATCTGAAGGAAAATGTCAAACGTGTCATGTTCTACTGCTAA
- the LOC102714812 gene encoding protein argonaute 1A isoform X1, whose amino-acid sequence MHMAFHLDNVYYCHQALPMMRKRRTEPRDVGESSGTQQTTGGPGRGATQRPERAQQHGGGGWQPANPQYSQHAGRGGGQHQGRGGRYQGRGGPTPQQPGGNPVEYQAHDYYGRGGQRQGGMPQHRSGSGGRGFPASPSRTVPELHQASQVQYQAAVVTPSPSRTGPSSLPDEVSTDEVQQQFQELAIQGQSSTSQAIQPAPPSSKSVRFPLRPGKGTFGDRCIVKANHFFAELPDKDLHQYDVSITPEVPSRGVNRAVIGEIVTQYRQSHLGGRLPVYDGRKSLYTAGPLPFTSRTFDVILQDEEESPGVGQGTQRRERQFRVVIKFAARADLHHLAMFLSGRQADAPQEALQVLDIVLRELPTARYSPVARSFYSPNLGRRQQLGDGLESWRGFYQSVRPTQMGLSLNIDMSSTAFIEPLPVIDFVAQLLNRDISARPLSDADRVKIKKALRGVKVEVTHRGNMRRKYRISGLTSQATRELSFPIDSHGTVKTVVQYFQETYGFNIKHTTLPCLQVGNQQRPNYLPMEVCKIVEGQRYSKRLNEKQITALLKVTCQRPQDRELDILQTVHHNAYHQDPYAQEFGIRIDERLASVEARVLPPPWLKYHDSGREKDVLPRIGQWNMMNKKMVNGGRVNHWTCINFSRHVQDNAARSFCRELAIMCQISGMDFSVDPVLPPVTARPEHVERALKARYQDAMNILKAQGGELDLLIAILPDNNGSLYGDLKRICETDLGLVSQCCLTKHVFKMSKQYLANVALKINVKVGGRNTVLVDALTRRIPLVSDRPTIIFGADVTHPHPGEDSSPSIAAVVASQDWPEVTKYAGLVSAQAHRQELIQDLFKVWKDPQRGTISGGMIRELLISFKRSTGQKPQRIIFYRDGVSEGQFYQVLFYELDAIRKACASLEADYQPPVTFVVVQKRHHTRLFANNHKDQRTVDRSGNILPGTVVDSKICHPTEFDFYLCSHAGIQGTSRPAHYHVLWDENKFTADGLQTLTNNLCYTYARCTRSVSIVPPAYYAHLAAFRARFYMEPDTSDSGSMASGAHTRGGGPPPGARGGKAAGNVAVRPLPDLKENVKRVMFYC is encoded by the exons ATGCACATGGCCTTCCATTTGGACAACGTGTATTACTGCCATCAAG CTTTACCTATGATGAGAAAGAGAAGAACTGAACCCCGTGATGTTGGGGAAAGTTCCGGAACTCAGCAAACCACTGGAGGCCCTGGACGGGGTGCAACACAACGACCAGAGAGAGCTCAACAGCATGGAGGTGGTGGTTGGCAACCTGCGAATCCTCAATATTCTCAACATGCTGGTCGTGGTGGTGGACAACACCAGGGACGTGGTGGACGTTACCAGGGTCGTGGAGGGCCAACACCACAACAACCGGGTGGTAATCCAGTTGAATATCAAGCACATGACTACTATGGCCGTGGTGGCCAACGGCAAGGAGGAATGCCACAACACAGGAGTGGCAGTGGTGGACGTGGATTTCCTGCCAGTCCATCAAGAACAGTTCCCGAGCTGCACCAAGCCTCACAAGTCCAGTACCAAGCTGCGGTGGTTACACCGTCACCATCAAGAACTGGCCCATCTTCGCTGCCTGATGAGGTCAGCACCGATGAAGTCCAACAACAGTTTCAAGAACTTGCTATCCAGGGTCAAAGCTCCACTAGCCAGGCCATTCAACCTGCACCACCGTCGAGCAAATCCGTGAGATTCCCATTGCGCCCTGGCAAGGGTACGTTTGGTGATCGGTGCATCGTTAAAGCAAACCATTTCTTTGCTGAACTTCCTGACAAAGACCTTCATCAGTATGAT GTGTCTATAACTCCGGAGGTTCCTTCGCGTGGTGTCAATCGTGCTGTCATTGGCGAAATTGTAACACAGTATAGGCAGTCTCACTTGGGTGGGCGTCTTCCAGTTTATGATGGAAGGAAGAGCTTATACACAGCTGGTCCATTACCATTTACTTCTAGGACCTTTGACGTTATTCTGCAGGATGAAGAAGAGAGCCCTGGTGTTGGGCAAGGCACACAGAG GCGTGAGAGACAATTTAGGGTCGTGATCAAATTTGCTGCACGCGCTGATCTCCACCACTTAGCCATGTTTTTATCTGGGAGGCAAGCGGATGCTCCTCAAGAAGCTCTTCAAGTTCTTGACATTGTTCTACGTGAATTGCCCACTGCAAG GTATTCTCCAGTTGCAAGGTCATTCTATTCGCCAAACTTAGGGAGGCGCCAACAGCTTGGTGACGGCTTGGAAAGTTGGCGTGGTTTTTACCAAAGCGTACGACCCACACAGATGGGACTTTCACTGAATATTG ATATGTCATCTACAGCATTCATCGAGCCTCTACCTGTGATTGATTTTGTTGCACAGCTTTTGAACAGAGACATCTCAGCTAGACCGTTATCTGATGCTGATCGTGTTAAG ATCAAGAAGGCCTTACGAGGTGTAAAGGTTGAGGTGACACATAGAGGCAATATGCGCAGGAAGTATCGCATTTCTGGCCTTACCTCACAAGCAACGCGAGAGTTGTC CTTCCCCATTGATAGTCATGGTACTGTGAAGACGGTGGTGCAATACTTCCAGGAGACATATGGCTTCAACATTAAGCACACCACTTTACCTTGCTTGCAAGTGGGGAATCAACAAAGGCCAAATTATCTACCAATGGAG GTCTGTAAGATTGTTGAGGGACAGCGTTACTCAAAAAGACTAAATGAGAAGCAGATAACTGCTCTTCTTAAAGTGACCTGCCAGCGCCCTCAAGATCGTGAGCTGGACATTTTACAG ACTGTGCATCACAATGCATACCATCAGGATCCATATGCGCAGGAGTTTGGCATAAGGATTGATGAGCGACTTGCTTCGGTTGAAGCTCGTGTTCTACCTCCCCCCTGG CTCAAGTACCATGACAGTGGCAGAGAGAAGGATGTCTTGCCAAGAATTGGCCAATGGAACATGATGAATAAG AAAATGGTCAATGGTGGCAGAGTTAACCACTGGACGTGCATCAATTTTTCTCGGCATGTCCAAGATAATGCTGCGAGAAGTTTCTGTCGCGAGCTTGCTATTATGTGCCAAATATCTGGCATG GACTTTTCAGTTGATCCCGTGCTTCCTCCAGTAACTGCAAGACCTGAGCATGTAGAAAGAGCACTCAAAGCACGCTATCAAGATGCCATGAATATACTGAAAGCACAGGGTGGGGAGCTTGACCTACTGATTGCAATATTGCCTGACAATAATGGGTCTCTTTATG GTGATCTCAAAAGAATATGTGAGACTGATCTTGGGTTGGTCTCGCAATGCTGTCTTACGAAGCATGTTTTTAAGATGAGCAAACAATATTTGGCAAATGTTGCCCTTAAAATCAATGTTAAG GTAGGAGGAAGAAATACTGTACTTGTTGATGCTTTGACAAGGAGAATCCCCCTAGTTAGTGATCGGCCAACTATCATATTTGGTGCTGATGTTACGCATCCTCATCCTGGAGAAGATTCTAGCCCTTCCATTGCAGCT GTTGTTGCGTCTCAAGACTGGCCTGAGGTCACTAAATATGCTGGGTTAGTGAGTGCACAGGCCCATCGTCAGGAGTTGATACAGGACCTTTTCAAAGTATGGAAAGATCCGCAAAGAGGGACTATAAGTGGTGGAATGATCAG AGAGCTTCTCATTTCTTTCAAGAGGTCAACTGGACAGAAGCCACAAAGGATTATATTTTACAg GGATGGTGTCAGTGAAGGACAGTTCTATCAGGTTCTGTTCTATGAGCTTGATGCTATTAGAAAA GCGTGTGCATCTTTGGAAGCTGATTATCAGCCGCCTGTTACCTTTGTGGTGGTCCAGAAGCGTCATCATACACGGCTGTTTGCTAATAACCACAAGGACCAACGCACTGTTGATAGAAGTGGAAATATACTACCGG GCACCGTGGTTGATTCTAAGATATGCCATCCTACTGAATTTGATTTCTACCTCTGTAGCCATGCTGGCATTCAG GGAACAAGTCGCCCTGCACATTATCATGTTCTGTGGGATGAGAACAAATTTACTGCTGATGGTTTGCAAACTCTGACAAACAACCTGTGCTACAC CTATGCCAGGTGCACCCGTTCTGTATCAATTG TTCCTCCTGCATACTATGCCCATCTTGCGGCTTTTCGAGCTCGATTTTACATGGAGCCGGATACTTCAGATAGTGGGTCGATGGCGAGTGGTGCCCATACCCGTGGTGGTGGCCCCCCTCCTGGTGCACGCGGCGGCAAGGCTGCTGGGAATGTTGCTGTAAGGCCGCTTCCTGATCTGAAGGAAAATGTCAAACGTGTCATGTTCTACTGCTAA